A single genomic interval of Roseomonas gilardii subsp. gilardii harbors:
- a CDS encoding LptF/LptG family permease, with the protein MSVPIQAKPARAGAATRTARRPPSGGGLVSRYMLRLLARPLAGTLLLVLPALLLERLLRLFNLLAGAGSPAASIAQLVLYLIPHYLGLAVPAALFLAVYAVVSRLSQNHELDALQASGLSLAWLARPFLAVGLACALLGLALYGYVQPVSRYAYRAALNSLIDAGWNATLVPGEFAQIGQRLTVHVERRDPETGLLHGIFLHQRQQDGTDVLTTAATGRMLLSMETSELLLELQDGRQVAVDPQGQAHTLTFSASEQARPFIRRLPIFRLRGADEREMTLDELWTGAEQADAPVAPRRMAGELHARLVRSASLLLLPLLAMPMGLAAKRSRRSVAILLGAVILVVYQQALQLAGSLGAIGRINAPLALWLLFALFAGFSILVFRHSNLHPEEGPFDRVLARMDDAAAWAGGLVARCLPRRARAAR; encoded by the coding sequence GTGAGCGTCCCCATCCAGGCGAAGCCAGCGCGGGCCGGGGCCGCCACCAGGACTGCCCGCCGGCCACCTTCCGGGGGCGGTCTGGTCAGCCGCTACATGCTGCGGCTCCTCGCGCGGCCGCTGGCGGGCACGCTCCTCCTGGTGCTGCCAGCGCTGCTGCTGGAACGTCTGCTGCGGCTCTTCAACCTGCTGGCGGGGGCAGGCAGCCCGGCCGCTTCCATCGCGCAGCTCGTGCTCTACCTGATCCCGCATTACCTGGGGCTGGCGGTGCCGGCGGCGCTGTTCCTGGCGGTCTATGCCGTCGTCTCGCGGCTCAGCCAGAACCACGAGCTGGATGCCCTGCAGGCATCGGGGCTTTCGCTGGCGTGGCTGGCGCGGCCCTTCCTGGCCGTGGGCCTGGCCTGTGCCCTGCTGGGCCTGGCACTCTATGGCTATGTTCAGCCGGTCAGCCGCTATGCCTATCGCGCCGCCCTGAATTCGCTGATCGATGCGGGATGGAACGCGACCCTGGTTCCGGGCGAGTTCGCCCAGATCGGCCAGCGGCTCACGGTCCATGTCGAGCGGCGGGATCCGGAAACGGGCCTCCTGCACGGCATCTTCCTGCACCAGCGGCAGCAGGACGGAACCGACGTGCTGACCACCGCCGCCACGGGGCGGATGCTGCTGAGCATGGAGACCAGCGAGCTGCTGCTGGAATTGCAGGACGGGCGGCAGGTGGCGGTGGACCCGCAGGGACAGGCGCATACGCTGACCTTCTCGGCCTCGGAACAGGCACGCCCCTTCATCCGGCGCCTGCCGATCTTCCGGCTGCGCGGCGCGGATGAGCGGGAGATGACGCTGGACGAGCTCTGGACGGGGGCGGAACAGGCGGATGCGCCCGTGGCCCCGCGCCGCATGGCCGGGGAGCTGCATGCGCGGCTGGTGCGCTCGGCCTCGCTGCTGCTGCTGCCGCTGCTGGCCATGCCCATGGGCCTGGCCGCCAAGCGTTCGCGCCGCTCGGTCGCGATCCTGCTGGGGGCGGTGATCCTCGTGGTCTATCAGCAGGCGCTGCAACTGGCCGGATCCCTCGGCGCCATCGGGCGGATCAACGCGCCGCTGGCGCTGTGGCTGCTGTTCGCGCTGTTCGCCGGCTTCAGCATCCTGGTCTTCCGGCACAGCAACCTGCATCCGGAGGAAGGCCCCTTCGACCGGGTCCTGGCGCGGATGGACGACGCGGCGGCCTGGGCCGGCGGCCTGGTGGCGCGCTGCCTGCCGCGGCGGGCCAGGGCCGCGCGCTGA
- a CDS encoding LptF/LptG family permease, with the protein MPPRVLARYLSGIFLARATAVLLGLAALLQLLDLLDKAGDVLARGGVPDIGRYALLRLPTTLGQLVPLAVLVGAILTFRRLAASLEITAMRATGLGSWRIMEALVPACALAACLQFGLQAGVAPYSERALADWWDHREVQDRPLALDRRMWLRDGTDILAADAVSPDGTALAGVLLVRRDPAGRITLRIAAEEAQHRAGGWRLTGVRVLHPGEERETALAGLDWPEGPSPGRCGLSPGPPMR; encoded by the coding sequence ATGCCGCCACGGGTGCTCGCGCGCTACCTGAGCGGGATCTTCCTTGCCCGGGCCACGGCGGTGCTGCTGGGGCTCGCCGCGCTGCTGCAACTGCTGGACCTGCTCGACAAGGCCGGGGATGTGCTGGCCCGTGGCGGGGTGCCGGATATCGGGCGCTACGCCCTGCTGCGCCTGCCCACCACGCTGGGGCAGCTCGTGCCGCTCGCGGTGCTGGTGGGGGCGATCCTGACCTTCCGGCGGCTCGCCGCCTCGCTGGAAATCACCGCCATGCGGGCCACGGGGCTGGGAAGCTGGCGGATCATGGAGGCACTGGTGCCCGCCTGCGCCCTGGCCGCTTGCCTGCAATTCGGCCTCCAGGCGGGCGTGGCGCCGTATAGCGAGCGGGCGCTCGCCGACTGGTGGGACCACCGGGAGGTTCAGGACCGGCCGCTGGCCCTGGACCGCCGGATGTGGCTGCGCGACGGGACGGACATCCTGGCCGCCGATGCGGTCTCGCCCGATGGCACGGCGCTGGCCGGCGTCCTGCTGGTGCGGCGGGACCCGGCGGGACGGATCACGCTGCGGATCGCGGCGGAGGAGGCGCAGCACAGGGCCGGGGGCTGGCGGCTGACCGGGGTGCGGGTGCTGCACCCGGGCGAGGAGCGGGAAACGGCGCTGGCCGGGCTCGACTGGCCGGAAGGGCCTTCCCCCGGGCGATGCGGGCTCTCGCCCGGCCCACCGATGCGCTGA
- a CDS encoding LptF/LptG family permease: MRALARPTDALSLSALLRGKAGEGPVSRGPAYFGTRLQAAAAAALVPFLMLLLAMPAAFGLPRQNGGTRRAVVGLALGLGYLVAQGLMIAIGEAGGLGPLPAAWSMLPCFAVAGLLCLWHEEA; encoded by the coding sequence ATGCGGGCTCTCGCCCGGCCCACCGATGCGCTGAGCCTGTCCGCCCTGTTGCGCGGAAAGGCCGGCGAAGGCCCGGTGAGCCGGGGCCCCGCCTATTTCGGGACGCGGCTCCAGGCAGCGGCGGCGGCGGCGCTGGTGCCCTTCCTGATGCTGCTCCTGGCCATGCCCGCCGCCTTCGGCCTGCCCCGTCAGAATGGCGGCACGCGGCGGGCGGTGGTTGGCCTGGCGCTCGGGCTCGGCTATCTCGTCGCGCAAGGGCTGATGATCGCGATCGGCGAGGCCGGCGGTCTGGGCCCGCTCCCGGCGGCCTGGAGCATGTTGCCCTGCTTCGCCGTCGCGGGGCTCCTCTGCCTCTGGCACGAGGAAGCCTGA